A part of Mesoplodon densirostris isolate mMesDen1 chromosome 10, mMesDen1 primary haplotype, whole genome shotgun sequence genomic DNA contains:
- the VHL gene encoding von Hippel-Lindau disease tumor suppressor isoform X1 encodes MPGRAGNAEEAETGAEEADAEECGPEESHPEESHPEESHPEEPGSQQEMEAGRPRPMLRSVNTREPSQVIFCNRSPRVVLPVWLNFDGEPQPYPTLPPGTGRRIHSYRGHLWLFRDAGTSDGLLVNQTELFVPSLNVDGQPIFANITLPVYTLKERCLQVVRSLVKPEDYRRLDIARSLYEDLEDHPNVWKDLERLTQEHIENQRMAEETDDFN; translated from the exons ATGCCCGGGAGGGCGGGGAACGCGGAAGAGGCAGAGACCGGCGCGGAGGAGGCTGACGCGGAGGAGTGCGGCCCGGAAGAGTCCCACCCGGAGGAGTCCCACCCGGAGGAGTCCCACCCGGAGGAGCCCGGGTCCCAGCAGGAGATGGAGGCTGGGCGGCCGCGGCCTATGCTGCGCTCAGTGAACACTCGCGAGCCGTCCCAGGTCATCTTCTGCAACCGCAGCCCGCGCGTGGTGCTGCCCGTGTGGCTCAACTTCGACGGCGAGCCGCAGCCCTACCCGACGCTGCCCCCCGGCACGGGCCGCCGCATCCATAGCTACCGAG GTCATCTTTGGCTCTTCCGAGATGCTGGGACATCTGATGGGCTTCTAGTTAACCAGACTGAGCTGTTTGTGCCGTCTCTCAATGTTGATGGACAGCCTATTTTTGCAAACATCACACTGCCAG TGTACACCCTGAAAGAGCGGTGCCTCCAGGTTGTGCGAAGCCTAGTCAAGCCTGAGGATTACAGGAGACTGGACATCGCGAGATCCCTCTACGAAGATTTGGAAGACCACCCAAATGTGTGGAAGGACCTGGAGCGGTTGACCCAGGAGCATATTGAAAATCAGCGGATGGCAGAGGAGACTGAcgattttaattga